The DNA segment CCCAAACAGATCCGAACCTTACTTCTTTATTACTGCAAGAGGAAAAAAATGTAATAGTGGACAGATTTACAAAGTCTTTAGGCTGGTACTGAAGGAATCCGGAATCCCATTTAAGGGGAATCATTACGGTCCGGATGTCCATCAACTTCGCCATACTTTTGCTGTGCGTTCATTACTACAGATGGTAAGAAACGGTATGGACATGTACAGTTCCTTACCAATCTTATCGACTTATCTAGGTCATCAGTCTATAGAAGCGACAAACAATTATGTACGCTTGACGGCTGAAATATATCCAGAATTAATACACAATGTGGAAGACATGCTCGTTAACGTCTTCCCTTGCCTAAAAAATGAATGTGATTATGAGAACGACTGATTTTGCAAAGCACCTAACAGACTTCCTCACAACATACCTTGTTGATGAAAGAGGGGCAAGTGAGAATACAATAAAGTCTTATCGGGACACTTTTGTCCAACTTATTGGGTATATCAACAAAGTTGAAGGTATAAACATAAACCTGATCACTCTATCCACCATAACAAGAGACAGGGTGGCTGCATTCTTGGATTGGATACAGAAAGAGAAAAAAGTGGGGGCATCCACCAGAAATAACCGCCTGGTTGCCATCCATTCCTTCATCAAGTATGTTCAATATCATCACCCTGATAATATTTTTGAGTTCCAAAGAATTTTGGCTATCAAGAGCAAACGTCACGAGCGGGGTAAAGTAAACTATCTTAGCTTGGACGGAATAAAGTTGCTATTGTCCATGCCGGATGCTAAGATTCGAAAAGGTCGTCGAGACTTGGCCCTATTATCCGTTATGTATGATGTCGGAGCTCGCGTACAAGAAGCCGCTGATCTGACGGTTCAAGATCTCCACAAGGAGAAACCATATTACGTCACAATCCATGGTAAAGGGCGGAAAATACGAACTGTTCCGATGCTGGAAGAACAAATGAAAATATTATTATCCTACATGGAGGAAAATGGGCTCTTGAAAAGTGAGTGCCGTCCTTATCCACTATTTACCAATAATAGAAAGGAAAAGCTAACCCGAGGTGGAACAACACATATTGTCAAAAAATATGCGGCGATGGCACGCTCTGAAAATGACGAAATTATGCCTAAAAGTATTTGTTGCCACACCCTAAGACACTCAAAGGCAATGCACCTGTTACAAGCAGGGGTAAACTTAGTATATATCAGGGATATATTAGGACATGTATCCATACAAACCACAGAAATATATGCAAGGGCTGATTCAAAGCAGAAACGAGAGGCCATCGAAAAAGCATATAAAAATGTTTCTCCTGAAATCGTTCCTCTTTGGGAAAGGAATGAGGATATACTTGATTGCGCTGAAACCTTTTCTTTATTGATTCTTGAGTCCTTATCAAAGGAATAAGTTGTAGAGCAAGAGTTATAGGGTTGTGTAAAATACAGGGAATCAGTATGTTTGTAGAGGGTAAGTCTAAAAATGAAGTTTGTGAGCAATTTATCCCTTTTTCAACAATTTGCACCGAAAGTCCCTG comes from the Saccharicrinis fermentans DSM 9555 = JCM 21142 genome and includes:
- a CDS encoding tyrosine-type recombinase/integrase, translated to MDLKQKVFVLRDSKNGKERLLPFTKSLCDVLLQYRTHRDCLNPNRSEPYFFITARGKKCNSGQIYKVFRLVLKESGIPFKGNHYGPDVHQLRHTFAVRSLLQMVRNGMDMYSSLPILSTYLGHQSIEATNNYVRLTAEIYPELIHNVEDMLVNVFPCLKNECDYEND
- a CDS encoding site-specific integrase, with amino-acid sequence MRTTDFAKHLTDFLTTYLVDERGASENTIKSYRDTFVQLIGYINKVEGININLITLSTITRDRVAAFLDWIQKEKKVGASTRNNRLVAIHSFIKYVQYHHPDNIFEFQRILAIKSKRHERGKVNYLSLDGIKLLLSMPDAKIRKGRRDLALLSVMYDVGARVQEAADLTVQDLHKEKPYYVTIHGKGRKIRTVPMLEEQMKILLSYMEENGLLKSECRPYPLFTNNRKEKLTRGGTTHIVKKYAAMARSENDEIMPKSICCHTLRHSKAMHLLQAGVNLVYIRDILGHVSIQTTEIYARADSKQKREAIEKAYKNVSPEIVPLWERNEDILDCAETFSLLILESLSKE